AAACAGGCTGGCAAAGGTAACATATATATCAAATAGTAAATCTGTAGTAAACACAAGCTAACAATGTTCCTTCGATTACGACAGAGTGCTGCTCGAAGAGTGCCGAGGAGTCTTCAAGAACGCTGCAGCGAAGTCATGCCGGCATGGACTCCTTCACACACTTCCCGTATAGGGTGAACGAACACAGTCATCACCAAGTGGGGAGATATGCCTCACCCTCGACTCCGTCAACCTTGGTCACAGCATCCCAAGTCATCCCTTTCTTTATCTCACAACAAGAGAGTCCAGAGTCGGCATCGAAAGAAGTGGCCCCTGGCTTCTCTCGTGTCTTCACCGCCACGTCTCCATCACCACGACAGGAAAATCTCGCTGATTACAGCTTCCAACACCACGATAATGCTAATAAAAGAATGGGGAAGCCACTGCAATTCAGCGACTCGCTGCATGAACAAGGGCAGTCTGAATTCGCGTCAACAAATCAAGAGAAAATTCGAGTTCCAGGATTCGTGCCAGTTACAAGCATTTGGAATCATCATTTGCAATTTGTACCTGAAAATTCGCAAGTACCAGTCGAGAGTGTAAACAGAAGTATGGCCCTTCATTTTCGGGGTAAGCCTCTAAATTTTGTCACCGAAGAGAAGAAAAATAAAACCAATATCAGCCCTATTGGAGGGATCGGAAACCCTGGACTACGTGGTGTTCCAGTCAGTCTTGGAAACTTCAACTCTTACCGCGTTCCTTCAGAAAACATGACCATCACATCGGATTCCATTAATGGTGGCGGGGAAGTTGACGTACGACAACAATATCCTTTTAAAGTTAGGGGCTCTTTTAAtactagcagcagcaacagtcaaAAGTTTGTATCGACCAAGAATCAAACCCGGTCCCAGTACCCTGCTgtctcgcatatgccacagagtTCTTCAGCTTTCGAGGGCATCAAGATGTGGAATTATGCATCAGATGATGTGGCAGACGCAAGCCCGTCATTACAACCGCCTAAAACTATCAACCAGCTACCTCATGTGATGCAACAATCTATTACTGCAGATCCTAACGAGCAAGACTACTTTTCCTTGTTGACTAGTTCTCCAGTGCCCTCTGATTCTCTTTTCCCATCTACCTTCGGCTCTCGACCGTTATATTCCGAGACTCAGTCCAGTTCTCCAAGCCCTACACCATTATCTTTCCCAACAGATCCATCCTATAGTCCCATACAGCTTCTTCAACAGTATTATCAATATTTTGAAGACAGTGATCAATCGAACTTTTATGAGGAAGAGTATCCTCTAAATGACTCATTAACACCAGAGGGAagtcttgaaaatatgccaaactATTTCGGTGATGCTGCTTATGTACCAGCTTTTGATAGCCCCCAAAGCCCCGCGGAGACTTCAGCAAGTTCTCCTAGGGTCCCCCTGCCTCCAGCACCCCCGTCCTCGGACCTCGTTCTCAGCTCCGCCCCCACCACCAGCGCCTCCGGCTGCCTAGCCACCACTCTCTGTTCGTTGGTTGTAGCTGCCGCCCTTGCAATCGGGGCCACATCTGCCGTTGCCATTCCCTTTTTAGGGCGCCGAAGGAGAAATGTTGATCACATCATTCTGTCTCAAGACAATGCGCATGAATTTGTTAATTATATAAACTACATAAAGACTGGTACGCTGAATAATCCCGGATCAGAAAACTTTTTCCGAGCTTTACATGACCCAGCTGATAATTCGACGAGAAAAATATTTAGAAAGCTTGAACAATTCATAATCAGAAACAAAGATAAGCTTCTGAACATTTCCATTCAAGAAATACAATTAAACGAACACATTCCCATCCCCAAAGATATTTTGGAGAGCATCAATAAGATCAACGTGGAGTCAGTTAATGATCCTGGCAAGACAGatagaggggagagtgaggaagaCCACACACGTACCGGGGATACAGCTTACAGCCCTGGGGACATGTCTCCACTCCTCCCTGATGGTATACATGCCTCAGCAATGTCTTCAAAACTATCAGATGCAAAAGAAGAATTAGAAGATTCTAATTCGCAATATGGACATGATACAGAGTACAACATCATCTTACAGCACGAAGAACACTCAGCAGATGTAGACGCGAGACCATTCACCGGAAACTACCATACCTCTTACTACAATCCATTCTACGGTCGGCCGGGATCAACCGTGGTTGGACCCAACGGTAGACCGTATGCCAGCAACTATCTTCATCCTCTTCAACCTGTCAACACTCAGCGTTCTCAGGGCACGCCAGTGTTACGACATCCACCTCGTGATCGGTATCCATCCCGTAAACCCGGCTATCCATATCCTCCAGCCCACAAACATGGAAGTTTGGACGCGGACATCCGGCTGGTGGCGCAGGGAGAGGGGACAGGAGGACATGGCGGGTCACCGTGGCGGGACAGGGCGGGCTTCTACCGCACCGTGTGTGGTGCtcttcaccacactcacacacctcacaacgaGATCACAAAGTTCATTGCCAGCAAGTGCAATATTCTCCAGAATGCGGGGGTCATCTAACTCATCGTCAAATGATTCAATCTTATGATCATCAAATAAAGGCGATGAGTCGATGGCAAAAGGATGGATGTACAGTGTATAATACCTAaactaaacctgtttactgcagtGTTCTGCTTCCGGCTGTGGATTAATCTAAAATTACTTGTTACATGCTATCTTGTAATTTATATttagaataaatatatatatatatatgttgttgattgTTATTGTGTTTCAATATCCACCTGTCTCGTTTTCTAAAGAGTTTATACATCacttaaaaaaaataaagttaTAGACAAGCCATAGGGAACCCACAAAGAAATTTAACCTCTCGTCACTGGAAGAGAAAAAGTTAGGGAAGACGTATgtcattaccacatacaaaaaccTCATGGGAATTGATAGGACAGACATGGACAAGTTATTATATTTGGAATAGGTAGTACAAGGGTACATAGGTGTAAGGGTACAAGGGTACATAGGTGTAAGGGTACAAGGGTACAAGGGTACATAGGTGTAAGGGTACAAGGGTACATAGGTGTAAGGGTACAAGGGTACATAGGTGTAAGGGTACAAGGGTACATAGGTGTAAGGGTACAAGGGTACATAGGTGTAAGGGTACAAGGGTACATAGGTGTAAGGGTACAAGGGTACATAGGTGTAAGGGTACAAGGGTACATAGGTGTAAGGGTACAAGGGTACATAGGTGTAAGGGTACAAGGGTACATAGGTGTAAGGGTACAAGGGTACATAGGTGTAAGGGTACAAGGGTACATAGGTGTAAGGGTACAAGGGTACATAGGTGTAAGGGTACAAGGGTACATAGGTGTAAGGGTACAAGGGTACATAGGTGTAAGGGTACAAGGGTACATAGGTGTAAGGGTACAAGGGTACATAGGTGTAAGGGTACAAGGGTACATAGGTGTTAAGTAAGTACCCAAACAAGCCAGAGACAAATATTTTTGTTCAGTATCAGTGTAGTGAACAAATGGCATGTGCTAAAAAGTGGTGAACACAGTCTTCATACACATAAATAACAGACACTAATTGTTATTTGTGTGCATGAAGTCATGCAACTACCTGTAATTAGAAACTGATTAGGAATGAATTTCCTAATATAATTAACAGACAACCACAAGTAAAAATATTGTTTCTATTATGATTGAATAAGAAATACTATTATGATCATTTATGGACACTGTCTGATTCTACATATTAACTAGCAACTATTAGAATGCTGTTGGCATATTCTGCCATCATTGAAAGGGAAATTTTCCACCACATTTGGATGTCTGGCACATAGAAAGCTAATCTGCCATTGAGAAGCTCCTCATAGAAGCCAGTAGTCATTTTGCACCAACAAGCTTCACTTGGTGACAGGAAATCTATTTTAGAACACAACAAGATTCACTGGAAACCAATTAAGATGAGAAATGACACTTAAGCAAATCATCATCAGCCCCAGacagctcgctctctctctcaagaGTGGATGTAATGATACATAGTTAGGTTAGGCAATCAGATATCTAGGATGCATTAAGCATTACTGAGGTGATTAAGTTGCACAACTTTTAATATGATTTTTTAGGTAAATAAAGCAAATGCCCATGAATTAGTGACCACTTTTGACAAAAACCTAGTACTGTATAAGCAGAATCATCTGCTAAATGTACCACAATAAAACCCGTGTGTGTGTAACAAATTTCCGAGCATCTACTGGGCAGCCTTATAATCTGCAATACCAGAAGACCAAAGTCTACTAACAATCTATCTAAATTCAAATTAAGTTCCTCTAATAATTATAAGTATTGTGATAAATCTTGCCCTCAAGGTTTTTGAAGATGTTAGTaaagaaaggaggaggagatggggggggggggtgaaggggatAGAAAAGGTGGTGTGGAGAAAGATGGAAGGAAAACATTACATCAGGGTATAAGGAACAGGCTTGCCATGTCTCAACTTGCGTATAAACATTTTACGCTGGTTACAATCTGGCCAGTAAACTGAAAAATGTTTAATTATACAagctaagtaagtaattatcataaGGGGTAGAGTTAAGAAGACTTATATCTGTCACAGGATGTTCaaaaggtgctaaatatcactcGGGATactaatacaagaacaaaaaggaCACAAGACGAGCGACGTCAAAGGTATCCGATTCGCCAAGAAATCTATCGAGGGACATTAGGAAAACAAAATGAATGATCTTGAAAATCAGGACATTCTAAAAGGTAGTGCAGAGTAAATAGGACAAATGCAGTTTTGGACAAATAGGAGCTCAAGTTATGTGCGTGTATATGTAATCTAGCCAGAGCAGTTTCTCACCATCTTACAACAAGCTAACTAAGGTACATGTTAATTCAAATTTTCCTGCAATAACAAGCATAGTCTATTTTAAATATTTCATCATTGTGGATTTAGTACTCAAAACACATTCAAGGATTGTAAGAATTTATTATATTGCTATTATTTATTTGTACAATTTTTTGTGATTTTACAGCCATTTTATATACAAATTTATATTTATCTTTAAGTTTGCCTTTTTAAGTATGGAAGGTCTGAGGTGATTTACAGTAGTTATATAAAAGCCTGAAGaaatatatacaaaaagggtgtgtGCACATACATGCATCAATGTTTATATACCATTTCAAGCGTGAAAATGTATTcacttatatatacatatgtaaacATACATTTATGTATTAatacatacacatgtatatataaccaTGTATACTAAAACATATACATACtactataaatacacattcatgttaatgcgcacgcacacacacacacacaaatatgtacatgtacacatacattcTGAAAACAAGCCCTTTTGAAGGTTCATATTTTACAAATGAAGTACACATTAGTGGGAAATAttaattaaccccccccccctcctcagatCTGGCCATGGTTGGTGACCTTCAGACCCCTAATACATACAGAAAGTTTTGAACCAGGAGCACTAAGCTCTGCACATCTTGCTGGAACACAGAACCGTATACTAATGTGCAGGGTCATGGGGACTACCCGGTCTTAAGATGCCTTTTGTGTTCTACTTTGTTTACCTTCACAAATATTAAGCGTCGTtaaataggttagattaggtgctgCTCTCCTGTCCTTTCCTAGAAAGTTTCCAGTCTCCTGTGGAGGGCAAGGAGAGCAAATTCTACCTTTCTATTAACCCTTAATACGACCAACTATATGCGTAGTTCATTATCAGTGTTCAACTAATGTCATTAGATATTAGACGTCTTCTGCCATGTTTTCTTGCCTATTTCCAGTACTGTATTAGCTGCGCTTTCTCTTGTGCTCTTTTTTAATTAGTTCTTGCCAATTCTTTTACTCTTACGGGCAAACTAAATTATGCATAATTATTGCACATGCAAACTCTTCCAAAAACTGTACATTACAAATGAAAAACAATTCAGTCTTACTAGGAAGACTATTCCATTAAAATCATACAGGTTAATTAAGGTGACTGAAAAAGCTCATGTAAAGACCATAAAATACAATATACCCACTGATATGCAAGCTTCAAACTATAGGTTTGCATTGCAAACAATAAATTTCTTTATGTACAATATACAAACAAAATTGTACTCGAGTTGGAAGAGGTAGCCTTTGGCCACTTAACCTATTTAACGATGCACTAACAAAAAAGCCAACACGTTTAAAACAAGATATTTGATGCAAAGTGATAATCGTTAAATCACTACTACAAATAATTATTTTACGTTAGTACCTGTTCCCAATTACACCACTCTGCCAACTGCTTGTGCATCCACATAAAGATGCAACTCTCTTAAAGCTTGTTTTGCGTACCTCTACGTGCAAATTCTCATTCAAGATTTGCAAGTTATTTTCACACACTTCTCAATGAGGATACAACGTCAATGGCTGGTTTAAAGTCTTCCAATTTACAGATTAACGTAATTAAGGAGTATCTATACAAATACATTACTGCTTATAACAAATTAAATGCTTGTTATTCACCAGTGTTTATAGCCGAAAGCTTTAATCCAGTAAAGATACCTAGGAAAAACAAAGGCATTTAGGAAAGACTTAACTTCTGCTCAATATCGTGCTTTGTTGTACAGTATTTTATACCGTTTCATTTTGACACATCTGTCACGGGTATTATACAGTGATAAACAAATGGGAACTGGCTGCatcaaaaatatattatttcagtatCAGtcttattaaatataaataaataaatttggttCAATCTGGACAAGTTGTACACTTTTTAACATGGATGAATGCTCAAAGATTAACAAAAATACtttaataatacttcatatcaaaCAATGCAGTAATGTTCATCTGTGGATAACCATACaaattcaacttttttctttctTCCGCACACTTCGCTTACTGCTGTACTTAGTCATGATGTCCACAATTTTGCTCTTATGGTCAAATAATTTGGTCATCTGCGATCTTGCTTCAGACATCTGGTCCTTAATTATTTTGGATCGCTGAATATTAGCTTTTACGAGCTCAGACAATCTGTTAACGTCCTTCTCAAAGTCCTGAAAAATATCAATCTAATTTGAATCAAGGAAAAACACATTTCAAAAATAATTAATGGAGAAAAATTCATTAAAGTTTTGGGACTGAAAAAATGTTTTAAGCATTTATAAAACAGAAAAAATCAGTGTGTAtgttgacagcagcagcagcatgtttTCTTTTTTAATTTACACATCATGATCATGTTCTATGGCATGCGTGTGGCATGTTGTAACAATATATTTTGCACTAATTTGGTTTGAGGTGTTATCTTCAAAATGATGGATTTTGTATTCCTCTTTCCTATCAGTTAAATTCTCTGAGGGGTTTTAATGTTCCTCATCAACAGGTCAATTCCTTAATTAAGGAATTGACCTTAATTAACATTGGATTAAGTTATTTCACTTCAGGTTAGTACTTGGTCACCAAATTGAGGAGTGTTAATGGGGGAGTTGAGATAATGCCTGTATGCAACACAGCATGCATCCAGGCATGAAAAGCCACATTAAAGTTTATCCCACACACCATGAGGGAAAATTAGCTATGCTTACTTATGATGTCTTGCAATTGAATCAAACATATGGATGCACCATTTGGTACCATtgaccccccaaaaaaatataATTTGTACAATACTGTAAGTTTTCACCGAGTGTTGCAACCTGTAAAAACAAGACTGCAAAACCCAAAGATATTCTTCCTATTGAGAATCCATAATTAAAAGGAATATGGAGAAATAATAAGGCAGCTGAAGGCCAAATGCCTGGGGAGAATAGTAGGCATTGTAATATTACCTTGTATGGTTTCCGGGGATGCGTTCTCTTTTCTAATGAGCTAAGGAGCATATGAAGGCGATCAACAACTTCAGATTCCAGTTCCACTAAATCGTCTACTTGACCTGATAAGTGAACAATCTGCCAAGACAGAATTAAAAATATTAAGCAGCTGTGaatcaaactacaaaataatATAATGTCATAAAAATGTACATAAATTGCTAAAATGAGTACAGGAAAAATATTTAAGTCAGGAGTTTCACATGAATAaacaaagccacaagggccgtgacgaggatttgaacctatgtccgagatcatcccagatgctgcctttatTCACACGAATATAGCTTTTTTTGTTCACAAAATACAAAATGTATTATGGACACGGTATGGACAGATGGTTTGAACACATGACAGGGTGGCCACATGTATACTGTACCTAGTTAGGCAGCAAGATTCAGCCCATGAACCCCCATCCTTACCCACTGTACACGAGTGCTTTTATAGTCCCATACGTTTCAATACCTAGACGAGCTCATTCTACTTCATTCCGTTGTCCCTAGAAACTGGCCCCTAGATGTCTACTTCCAGTGGAGATCATCCACTGGAATTGACCTTAATTAACATTGGATAAAGTTATTCCACTTCTGGTTAGTGGAGATCATCCACTGCCTCTCATTTTCTAATTTTTGAAATATCCTTCCTCTTATCGTGCACAATCTTTAATGCCTCTTAAACTTCACAGCTCAACAATTGTTGCAATTGAACTTGAGTAATCTCTTCTTTTACCAAGCTTTTAATATACAGTATCTAGGTCTTCATGTGGTATAACGCACATTATAATTATAACTAATAATAATTTTTTGGCAAGTACATTTAAAAAAAGATATTACAGCCCCCTCAGGTAGTAGGGAATATGTACAGTATAATGTTTAGGGAAACTTTCACCAAATCATTGTCATTCTACAGAAATTACTCCACAAACTATCTTGCACACATTTCTATTATATCCCTTTAACACAACTACATCATTTCTTACCTTCCACCCATTAACTCTCTGAAGAGCCATCTTCTGATTAGCAATTTCATTAACTGTCATTCTCTTCTCATCTTTTGGTTTAACGTCCGTGTGCCTCACAAAGTGGTTATGCCTGGGCTTCCATGTTTGACGAAAGCTGCTCAAGAGCGACATGGTGGGTCGGTTGGTGAGAACTACAGTGGCACTGATGGTGTTAGCCCCgttgccgccgccgccaccgcagCTGCCGCCACTACTCCCTCCGCCCGGCTCAGACCAACCACCGCCACCTTCCTCGTCACTGCCTTCCAAGTCTGAAAATGTGTAACAccgtaaggtgtttggtttagttttatttaaaaatatatatagttcatgagtcagag
The DNA window shown above is from Procambarus clarkii isolate CNS0578487 chromosome 65, FALCON_Pclarkii_2.0, whole genome shotgun sequence and carries:
- the LOC123771169 gene encoding uncharacterized protein, with amino-acid sequence MDSFTHFPYRVNEHSHHQVGRYASPSTPSTLVTASQVIPFFISQQESPESASKEVAPGFSRVFTATSPSPRQENLADYSFQHHDNANKRMGKPLQFSDSLHEQGQSEFASTNQEKIRVPGFVPVTSIWNHHLQFVPENSQVPVESVNRSMALHFRGKPLNFVTEEKKNKTNISPIGGIGNPGLRGVPVSLGNFNSYRVPSENMTITSDSINGGGEVDVRQQYPFKVRGSFNTSSSNSQKFVSTKNQTRSQYPAVSHMPQSSSAFEGIKMWNYASDDVADASPSLQPPKTINQLPHVMQQSITADPNEQDYFSLLTSSPVPSDSLFPSTFGSRPLYSETQSSSPSPTPLSFPTDPSYSPIQLLQQYYQYFEDSDQSNFYEEEYPLNDSLTPEGSLENMPNYFGDAAYVPAFDSPQSPAETSASSPRVPLPPAPPSSDLVLSSAPTTSASGCLATTLCSLVVAAALAIGATSAVAIPFLGRRRRNVDHIILSQDNAHEFVNYINYIKTGTLNNPGSENFFRALHDPADNSTRKIFRKLEQFIIRNKDKLLNISIQEIQLNEHIPIPKDILESINKINVESVNDPGKTDRGESEEDHTRTGDTAYSPGDMSPLLPDGIHASAMSSKLSDAKEELEDSNSQYGHDTEYNIILQHEEHSADVDARPFTGNYHTSYYNPFYGRPGSTVVGPNGRPYASNYLHPLQPVNTQRSQGTPVLRHPPRDRYPSRKPGYPYPPAHKHGSLDADIRLVAQGEGTGGHGGSPWRDRAGFYRTVCGALHHTHTPHNEITKFIASKCNILQNAGVI